In Gammaproteobacteria bacterium, one genomic interval encodes:
- a CDS encoding DoxX family membrane protein yields MDRRGYGCRSRLLLAPPPVGCAGEYRGQRAGGRAVKLAAREFRRVWEWTWIKAHPVRFGGILVHLLFRTLFALFWLFAGFNKVENDWMTSDYLREVFLERLTEMPPDAFASLFLQNFAIPLYVLVAWVITLGELYSAIGLLLGVTTRIAAGVSLFILCGFAVGGYYDASLIPFFILVAVFLWWPSGLWLGIDRPLAKRYPGSRWFR; encoded by the coding sequence CTGGATCGGCGCGGATACGGATGCCGGTCCCGGCTTTTGCTCGCGCCTCCCCCTGTGGGATGCGCTGGAGAGTATCGAGGCCAGCGCGCCGGAGGCCGGGCGGTGAAACTGGCCGCCCGCGAGTTCCGCCGGGTCTGGGAGTGGACGTGGATCAAGGCCCACCCGGTGCGCTTCGGCGGCATCCTGGTCCATTTGCTGTTTCGAACCCTGTTTGCCCTCTTCTGGCTGTTTGCGGGCTTCAACAAGGTCGAGAACGACTGGATGACCAGCGATTACCTGAGAGAGGTCTTTCTGGAGCGTCTGACGGAGATGCCGCCCGATGCGTTCGCGTCCCTTTTCCTGCAGAATTTCGCGATCCCGCTGTACGTCCTGGTGGCGTGGGTGATCACCCTCGGCGAACTCTATTCGGCCATCGGGCTGCTGCTGGGAGTGACAACGCGCATCGCCGCGGGCGTGAGCCTCTTCATCCTTTGCGGCTTTGCGGTGGGCGGATACTACGACGCGTCGCTGATTCCGTTCTTCATTCTGGTCGCCGTCTTCCTCTGGTGGCCGTCCGGCCTGTGGCTCGGAATCGACCGCCCGCTGGCGAAGCGGTATCCCGGCAGCCGCTGGTTCCGCTAG
- the rpoH gene encoding RNA polymerase sigma factor RpoH, whose product MNTAIAATNRDLILAGPLGSLDAYIQAVGSVPSLSEEEERELATRLREDGDLDAARQLILAHLRFVVHIASRYQGYGLPMADLIQEGNVGLMKAVKRFDPEVGVRLVTFAVHWIRAEIHEFILRNWRLVKVATTKAQRKLFFNLRKLKKRLGWMSPDEQEAVAEYLGVKPEEVAEMEMRLAGQDITFDPPTSDSDEQTYSPSQYLPSSDPDPAVELEEADAMERASEQLTQALAGLDERSRDIITSRRLVEKKATLHELAGRYGVSAERIRQIENQALKQLSSAITAP is encoded by the coding sequence ATGAACACCGCAATTGCCGCGACCAACCGCGACCTGATCCTGGCGGGCCCGCTGGGCAGCCTGGATGCGTACATTCAGGCGGTTGGATCGGTCCCCTCGCTCAGCGAGGAGGAAGAGCGGGAGCTGGCGACCCGGCTGCGCGAGGACGGCGATCTGGACGCCGCCCGGCAGTTGATCCTGGCGCACCTGAGGTTCGTCGTGCACATCGCCAGTCGTTACCAGGGTTACGGCCTGCCGATGGCCGACCTGATCCAGGAAGGCAACGTGGGCCTGATGAAGGCGGTCAAGCGTTTCGATCCCGAAGTGGGCGTTCGCCTGGTGACTTTCGCCGTTCACTGGATTCGGGCCGAAATTCACGAGTTCATCCTGCGCAACTGGCGCCTGGTCAAGGTGGCCACCACCAAGGCCCAGCGCAAATTGTTCTTCAACCTGCGCAAGCTCAAGAAGAGGCTGGGCTGGATGTCGCCCGACGAGCAGGAGGCCGTGGCCGAGTATCTCGGGGTCAAGCCCGAGGAAGTGGCGGAGATGGAAATGCGCCTGGCCGGTCAGGACATCACTTTCGATCCGCCTACGTCCGACAGCGACGAGCAGACGTATTCGCCCTCGCAGTACCTGCCGAGTTCCGACCCGGACCCGGCGGTCGAGCTGGAAGAGGCCGACGCGATGGAGCGCGCAAGCGAACAACTGACGCAGGCGCTCGCGGGTCTTGACGAGCGCTCGAGGGACATCATCACTTCCCGCCGGCTGGTCGAGAAGAAGGCCACGCTGCACGAACTGGCCGGCCGCTACGGCGTGTCCGCCGAACGTATCCGGCAGATCGAAAACCAGGCACTGAAGCAGCTGAGCTCGGCGATTACCGCGCCCTAA
- a CDS encoding sodium:alanine symporter family protein — MELMNFFNALNAVIWHNWMLYAVLGTGVLFTIWSGFCQYRALTHGVAITRGKYDDKDDPGAISHFQALSAALSATVGLGNIGGVALAISLGGPGAVFWMWVVGLFGMAVKLTEVTLTMLYRNTDDPANPHGGPMMVVDQGLPARWPKLRPAGKVFAVIFSISVVISAITGGNLFQAWNVGDVTESYFGIPAWMCGLALAVAAGLVIIGGIQRIGQVASRLVPFMVVLYFFGCIAVLGLSYEQIPESFALIFRGAFSSLEGTGAFIGGTAGAAFIFGMKRALFSSEAGQGSSPIAHSAARTDEPVREGIVAALEPFIDTLVVCTLTALVILSTGQWRRGPEAEFPAGPDVVAAETAGSWTIAESVAPDRAGGDWAGGESVFTVALADYNPDTDNNLHKISGEIELGADGLATIRWHSIESSVAPVLRDSGLYVSYEGATMTAQALDSAIPGLGKWLVSLAVWLFAFSTIISWSYYAEQAVWFLGARKVGLMVYKICYCLLALVATLGWLRTDAELDTVTTLGTGLMLVVNMPIMWLFGWQAMRAYKEYIRRFTSGRMDRGQGAPTLEDLIKG; from the coding sequence ATGGAACTGATGAATTTCTTCAACGCCCTGAACGCCGTGATCTGGCACAACTGGATGCTGTACGCGGTACTGGGAACGGGTGTCCTGTTTACTATCTGGAGCGGCTTTTGCCAGTACCGCGCGCTGACCCATGGAGTCGCAATAACGCGCGGGAAATACGACGACAAGGACGATCCGGGCGCCATTTCCCATTTCCAGGCGCTTTCCGCCGCGCTGTCGGCCACGGTCGGTCTCGGCAACATCGGCGGAGTGGCCCTTGCCATCAGCCTGGGCGGACCGGGCGCGGTGTTCTGGATGTGGGTGGTGGGGCTGTTCGGAATGGCGGTCAAGCTGACCGAAGTGACGCTCACCATGCTCTACCGCAATACGGACGATCCCGCGAACCCGCACGGCGGGCCGATGATGGTTGTGGACCAGGGGTTGCCGGCCCGGTGGCCGAAGCTGCGGCCGGCCGGCAAGGTCTTCGCGGTGATCTTCAGTATTTCCGTGGTGATATCGGCAATTACCGGGGGCAACCTGTTCCAGGCCTGGAACGTGGGCGACGTGACCGAAAGCTATTTCGGGATCCCCGCCTGGATGTGCGGTCTTGCGCTGGCGGTCGCGGCGGGTCTGGTGATCATCGGGGGAATTCAGCGCATCGGGCAGGTCGCCTCGCGCCTTGTTCCGTTCATGGTGGTGCTCTACTTCTTCGGCTGCATCGCCGTGCTGGGACTGAGTTACGAGCAGATCCCCGAATCGTTCGCTCTGATTTTCCGCGGCGCCTTCTCGTCGCTGGAAGGCACCGGCGCCTTCATAGGCGGCACGGCCGGCGCCGCGTTCATCTTCGGGATGAAGCGCGCGCTGTTCTCGAGCGAGGCCGGCCAGGGCTCCTCGCCGATCGCGCACTCCGCGGCGCGCACCGACGAGCCGGTGCGCGAAGGCATCGTTGCCGCTCTCGAGCCGTTCATCGACACGCTGGTGGTATGCACGCTGACCGCGCTGGTGATCCTTAGCACCGGGCAATGGCGGCGCGGTCCGGAAGCCGAGTTCCCCGCAGGCCCCGATGTCGTGGCCGCGGAAACCGCCGGCTCGTGGACCATTGCGGAAAGCGTTGCCCCAGATCGCGCGGGCGGCGACTGGGCGGGCGGCGAGTCCGTGTTCACGGTGGCCTTGGCGGACTACAACCCGGATACGGACAACAACCTGCACAAGATTTCCGGCGAGATCGAACTGGGCGCGGACGGGCTGGCCACGATTCGCTGGCATTCCATCGAAAGCTCCGTTGCCCCGGTCCTGCGCGACAGCGGTCTGTACGTGTCCTACGAGGGCGCGACCATGACGGCCCAGGCGCTGGATTCGGCCATTCCCGGCCTCGGCAAGTGGCTGGTCAGCCTGGCCGTGTGGCTGTTCGCCTTCTCCACCATCATTTCCTGGAGCTATTACGCCGAGCAGGCGGTGTGGTTCCTGGGCGCGCGCAAGGTCGGGCTGATGGTCTACAAGATCTGCTACTGCCTGCTGGCGCTGGTCGCCACGCTCGGATGGCTGCGCACGGACGCCGAACTGGACACCGTCACCACGCTGGGGACCGGGCTGATGCTGGTCGTGAACATGCCGATCATGTGGTTGTTCGGCTGGCAGGCGATGCGCGCCTACAAGGAGTACATCCGCAGGTTCACCAGCGGGAGGATGGACCGCGGCCAGGGCGCCCCGACGCTGGAAGACCTGATCAAGGGCTAG
- a CDS encoding multidrug effflux MFS transporter, with translation MLLTRSERMLVFVLALITMSGPMSLTILFPALPVLEVEFGVSRAMVQVTTSLATLIIAPGVLIYGPLADRFGRRRPLLAALLMMGAGSLVCVFAQNIETLIAGRCMQGLGAAGCITLARVMLKDAFGQKRLPRMLAILTMAMMIGPMVAPALSGYMTDSFGWRSIFVFLAVFFILLIGLFWRIEETHAARPGGGKRAFRSLLANPRFLRYSFATGLIVGAYYCFGAGAPHVIETMLGHSASTYGVWTMALSSFYFLGSMSSIWLGPRLGVNGSMMLGMTITTVTTFLLLALLYVFGASLTVLFIGMAPWAFGSGVFMPNSQAGSLTSAGRHAGTASAITAALQHAFGALGMQLVGSVLTDSAYPMVYCVLAFSVLTLGCVAIRAGSLRRAARRAGA, from the coding sequence ATGCTGCTGACGCGATCCGAACGCATGCTGGTCTTCGTGCTGGCGCTCATCACGATGAGCGGGCCGATGTCGCTGACCATTCTTTTCCCAGCCCTTCCCGTGCTCGAAGTCGAGTTCGGGGTTTCTCGCGCCATGGTCCAGGTCACCACTTCACTGGCCACTCTAATCATCGCCCCGGGGGTCCTGATCTACGGACCGCTAGCGGACCGCTTCGGCCGACGTCGGCCGTTGCTCGCCGCCCTGCTGATGATGGGGGCAGGGAGCCTGGTCTGCGTCTTCGCCCAGAACATCGAAACCCTGATCGCGGGCCGCTGCATGCAGGGTCTGGGCGCGGCCGGCTGTATCACGCTGGCGCGGGTCATGCTGAAAGACGCCTTCGGCCAGAAGCGGCTGCCCCGAATGCTGGCCATTCTTACCATGGCGATGATGATCGGGCCCATGGTGGCGCCGGCACTGAGCGGCTACATGACCGATTCCTTCGGCTGGCGCAGCATTTTCGTTTTCCTGGCCGTCTTCTTCATCCTGCTGATCGGCCTGTTCTGGCGAATAGAAGAAACTCACGCCGCACGCCCCGGCGGCGGTAAGCGCGCCTTTCGCTCCCTGCTTGCGAACCCGCGCTTTCTGCGCTACTCGTTCGCCACCGGGCTGATCGTGGGCGCGTACTACTGCTTCGGCGCCGGGGCGCCGCACGTCATAGAAACGATGCTCGGGCACAGCGCCTCCACCTACGGCGTGTGGACCATGGCGCTAAGCTCCTTCTACTTCCTGGGCAGTATGAGTTCCATCTGGCTCGGCCCGCGGCTGGGCGTGAACGGCTCCATGATGCTGGGCATGACGATCACCACCGTCACGACCTTCCTGCTGCTCGCACTGCTCTATGTCTTCGGCGCCAGCCTGACGGTCCTGTTCATCGGCATGGCGCCCTGGGCGTTCGGCTCCGGCGTCTTCATGCCCAACTCGCAGGCCGGCTCGCTGACCAGCGCCGGCCGGCACGCCGGCACCGCATCCGCGATCACCGCGGCCCTGCAGCACGCATTCGGCGCCCTGGGGATGCAGCTCGTGGGATCGGTCCTTACCGACTCGGCCTATCCCATGGTCTATTGCGTGCTGGCCTTCTCCGTGCTGACGTTGGGCTGCGTGGCCATACGCGCCGGCAGCCTCAGGCGCGCCGCGCGCCGGGCCGGCGCCTAG
- a CDS encoding TonB-dependent receptor plug domain-containing protein: MRAICRRFVALPIATAVGILMALPAAAQVDTAFEEIVVTTRKKEENLQDIPIAVNALSREDMERAGVRELNEIAHHDSSLQFDRGFSAADTRLVIRGLAPTRGRPNAATLIDGIDISSETIGVAGGTNLINPRLLDIERVEVVKGPQSALYGRSAFAGAVQYVTRDPSDETEGEFGLDGAEDGYYTFKGSLSGPLGERAGYRLNALYWEEGGFHKNSITGNDIGGGEGLGIAATLKFEPNDSSSYKMRVEYADDEFEVGPQANIPFNGINRVPAAASRCNGGYVNDDDCDGPAKIIQDHLLRTRAADPSDPAVFDDMDHPGVIGEIPDGDDLEVRLTPDYRRGIGNDDFPGSTREVLRFSLVADWSVGPGTLSSLTGVADADSSDQMDLDKIAEAGPSGMDISIASQHSNINTNTSLLSQELRYVSEFEGRFNFALGAQLWQEDVEQNERNNTLITGGTYCSLLRIKPGPFAPAFTIDTFGGNPRFGIPPNPARNTCKYSSYPAALITQQVYDQTGVTSVLRDTDHRSAYLALDFDLTERLSVHAEARWTDETTDVTAPNTYNPAARRAEGTGSLQACGSSGNCIPGVSWGPYPPNGFGTPGNFSTPLSFSRSDSYVTPKVGVQWDQSDDTMWYFSWAVAKKPGGFSTLGFGGFGADANGNGEPDEIEFEPEEMQVWEVGMKRTMLDGRLRFNGAYFFQDFTDKQISIQRVVRGQLGTVISNASGAEIHGVELDVNWLITDNWRFSGGYTWLNGEFTDYKVLTTSSADPARIGNCNLVMAGGRAVCEVDRSGFDLERTPDHAWQFTLAYQGPSRIRQGWDTFASFSALYQSERFMEDFNKKILKAYWRANLNFGLATDEWEFAVYVKNVFDDDTITWAGGGPGMPVSDWRFAILVDTTGLGAPFTILPAPRIASTVYGYLPDPRQIGIRLNWRF, from the coding sequence ATGAGAGCAATATGCCGTCGATTTGTAGCGCTGCCGATCGCGACAGCCGTTGGAATACTCATGGCGCTGCCCGCGGCGGCACAGGTCGATACGGCCTTCGAGGAAATCGTCGTCACAACGCGGAAGAAGGAGGAGAACCTCCAGGACATTCCGATCGCGGTGAACGCCCTGAGCCGCGAAGACATGGAGCGGGCCGGCGTCAGGGAGTTGAACGAGATCGCGCATCACGATTCCAGCCTGCAGTTCGACAGGGGTTTTTCCGCCGCCGATACGCGGCTGGTCATTCGCGGCCTGGCGCCTACGCGGGGACGGCCGAACGCCGCCACGCTGATCGACGGCATCGATATTTCCAGTGAAACGATCGGCGTGGCCGGGGGCACCAACCTGATCAATCCGCGCTTGCTGGACATCGAGCGCGTCGAAGTCGTAAAGGGCCCGCAGAGCGCCCTCTACGGCCGAAGCGCTTTCGCCGGCGCGGTGCAGTACGTCACGCGCGACCCGTCGGATGAAACCGAAGGCGAGTTCGGCCTTGACGGGGCGGAGGATGGCTACTACACGTTCAAGGGCAGCCTTTCCGGGCCGCTGGGCGAAAGGGCCGGGTACCGTCTGAACGCGCTCTACTGGGAAGAGGGCGGCTTCCACAAGAACTCGATTACCGGCAACGACATCGGTGGCGGCGAAGGACTGGGCATCGCCGCCACCCTGAAGTTCGAACCCAACGACTCGTCCAGCTACAAGATGCGCGTGGAATACGCCGACGACGAGTTCGAGGTGGGGCCCCAGGCCAATATTCCTTTCAATGGCATCAACCGCGTGCCGGCCGCGGCATCACGGTGCAACGGCGGCTACGTGAACGACGACGATTGCGACGGCCCTGCGAAGATCATCCAGGACCACCTGTTGCGCACCCGGGCGGCGGATCCCAGCGATCCCGCGGTGTTCGATGACATGGACCATCCCGGCGTCATAGGCGAGATCCCCGACGGCGATGATCTGGAGGTCAGATTGACTCCGGACTATCGCAGGGGCATCGGCAATGACGATTTTCCCGGATCTACGCGCGAAGTGCTTCGGTTCTCGCTGGTTGCCGACTGGTCCGTGGGGCCGGGCACGCTGAGTTCGCTCACCGGAGTGGCGGATGCGGATTCGTCCGACCAGATGGATCTTGACAAGATAGCCGAAGCCGGACCGAGCGGGATGGACATCAGCATCGCCAGCCAACACTCGAATATCAATACAAACACGTCGCTCCTGAGCCAGGAGTTGCGCTACGTATCGGAGTTTGAAGGGCGATTCAATTTTGCCCTTGGCGCACAGTTGTGGCAGGAGGACGTGGAGCAGAACGAACGCAATAACACGCTTATCACCGGTGGCACCTACTGCAGCCTGCTTCGCATCAAGCCCGGCCCGTTTGCTCCCGCATTCACGATCGACACGTTCGGCGGGAATCCGCGATTCGGAATCCCCCCCAATCCTGCCCGGAATACCTGCAAATACTCGAGTTATCCCGCTGCGCTGATCACCCAACAGGTGTATGACCAAACGGGGGTGACCTCTGTACTGCGCGATACGGACCATCGATCCGCATATCTGGCCCTCGATTTTGACTTGACGGAGAGGCTTTCCGTACACGCCGAAGCGCGCTGGACCGACGAAACGACGGACGTGACCGCACCCAATACCTACAACCCGGCGGCCCGCCGCGCAGAAGGCACGGGGTCGCTGCAGGCCTGCGGAAGTTCCGGCAACTGCATTCCGGGCGTGTCCTGGGGCCCCTATCCGCCCAATGGTTTCGGCACTCCCGGCAATTTTTCCACGCCCCTGTCGTTCAGCCGCAGCGACAGCTATGTCACGCCCAAGGTGGGTGTGCAATGGGACCAGTCGGACGACACGATGTGGTACTTTTCCTGGGCCGTGGCCAAGAAGCCGGGCGGGTTCAGCACGCTGGGATTCGGCGGTTTCGGCGCGGACGCCAACGGTAACGGCGAGCCCGACGAGATCGAGTTCGAGCCCGAGGAAATGCAGGTCTGGGAAGTGGGGATGAAGCGCACGATGCTGGACGGACGTTTACGCTTCAACGGCGCCTATTTCTTCCAGGACTTTACCGACAAGCAGATCAGCATCCAGAGAGTCGTTCGCGGCCAATTGGGCACGGTGATCAGCAATGCCAGCGGCGCCGAAATTCACGGCGTGGAGCTGGATGTGAACTGGCTGATTACCGACAATTGGAGGTTCTCGGGCGGTTATACCTGGCTTAACGGGGAGTTCACCGACTACAAGGTTCTTACGACGAGTTCGGCGGACCCTGCCCGCATCGGCAACTGCAACCTGGTCATGGCCGGCGGTCGCGCTGTCTGCGAGGTGGACCGCTCCGGCTTCGACCTGGAGCGCACGCCGGATCACGCCTGGCAGTTCACACTGGCCTACCAGGGGCCGTCCAGGATCCGTCAGGGATGGGACACCTTCGCGTCCTTCAGCGCCCTCTATCAGAGCGAACGGTTCATGGAGGATTTCAACAAGAAGATCCTCAAGGCCTACTGGCGCGCCAACCTGAATTTCGGCCTGGCGACGGATGAATGGGAATTCGCGGTTTACGTGAAGAACGTATTCGACGACGACACGATCACGTGGGCCGGCGGCGGCCCGGGCATGCCGGTCAGCGACTGGCGGTTCGCCATTCTGGTGGACACCACGGGACTGGGAGCTCCGTTCACGATTCTGCCCGCGCCGCGAATCGCTTCCACCGTCTATGGTTACCTGCCGGATCCGCGCCAGATCGGCATACGCCTGAACTGGCGCTTCTAA
- a CDS encoding glutathione S-transferase family protein has product MRLFYSPFHSFVHKTLVVAHEAGLWETLTRVPTFPFRDLNGRFVTGQYDMSELAPLGKVPCLALEDGSVLYGSQTIVEFLDAQRVTNRLYPPDGAKRWDALRRLALGDTLFECAVQLSMEAWLPEEARRRTLYEWVWPKIVATLDDADRWAATNPDFDIGSAGLLQGVSYLGEEGSAEDLLHPRYRWRDGRPALSDWYDVVIQRPSVQTHLNVDYDGDMSPENHQRHVQAVLDIRKKR; this is encoded by the coding sequence ATGAGACTTTTCTATTCGCCGTTCCACAGTTTCGTGCACAAGACTCTGGTCGTTGCGCACGAGGCGGGCCTTTGGGAGACACTCACCCGAGTGCCCACTTTTCCATTCCGCGACCTCAATGGACGATTCGTCACCGGTCAGTACGACATGAGCGAACTCGCTCCGCTGGGGAAGGTGCCTTGTTTGGCGCTGGAGGACGGTAGCGTCCTGTACGGCAGTCAAACCATTGTCGAATTTCTCGACGCGCAACGCGTCACGAACAGGCTTTATCCCCCGGACGGAGCGAAGCGTTGGGATGCGCTGCGTCGCCTTGCGCTCGGCGACACGCTGTTCGAATGCGCCGTGCAACTGAGCATGGAAGCGTGGTTACCGGAAGAAGCACGTCGCCGAACACTGTACGAATGGGTGTGGCCCAAGATCGTAGCGACATTGGACGATGCCGATCGTTGGGCGGCAACAAACCCGGACTTCGATATCGGTTCGGCCGGCTTGCTGCAAGGTGTCAGTTACCTTGGCGAAGAAGGAAGCGCCGAAGACCTCTTGCACCCGAGGTACCGGTGGCGCGACGGACGACCTGCGCTGAGCGATTGGTACGACGTGGTCATCCAACGCCCATCGGTGCAAACACACTTGAATGTCGATTATGACGGCGACATGTCACCGGAGAACCACCAACGCCATGTCCAGGCCGTACTCGACATAAGGAAAAAACGGTAG
- a CDS encoding FAD-dependent oxidoreductase, translating into MGPFDYDVIICGVGTAGQTAATFASKRGARVLAVDSAAEIGGNTQRSTGQMSAAGTRLQAVRGIHDTPDLHYEDIMRISHNTADPTLTRMAVDNAADTLHWLLDNGLELLPEMPVIFKGHEPYRIARTYWGPDRGGRPLQKVLGTEFMKEVHAGGITLLLETDVMDLVRQDEGRVTGVELKSKDEQEKTVSAPNVLLSMGGYNSNADVFPKYSNGYPLFKGGPVLGSHPNANGKGHAVGEKIGGYVRYKDFFMPTFGRVKDPKDTSYVSNVTLIHAASLLGTRPLWEIFVNRDGERFVAEDSDSADVKEHALLEIPDLTFWVVFDQRAREESKCIYANMTHEEADALYNDHESFRKADSPEELAEAMGVDPAGLVETVERYNRSVGKGVDEDFGRKYLPAPIACPPFYGIKHHGMSLTSFAGLAVNENLELIREDGSVIPGVYAAGECLGLGATSGKSFCGGMGLMSAITFGRLLGDRIWKW; encoded by the coding sequence ATGGGACCATTTGACTACGATGTGATCATCTGTGGTGTCGGTACAGCCGGGCAAACCGCGGCGACCTTCGCCTCGAAGCGCGGCGCCCGTGTGCTCGCGGTTGATTCGGCCGCCGAAATCGGTGGCAACACTCAGCGTTCAACAGGACAGATGAGTGCCGCCGGCACGCGCCTTCAGGCCGTGCGCGGCATACACGATACACCGGATCTTCACTATGAAGACATTATGCGCATATCTCACAACACGGCCGACCCGACTCTGACTCGTATGGCGGTGGACAATGCCGCCGATACATTGCACTGGTTGCTTGACAACGGTCTGGAGTTGTTGCCGGAGATGCCGGTGATCTTCAAGGGGCATGAGCCCTACAGGATTGCGCGAACATACTGGGGACCTGATCGTGGTGGCAGACCGCTGCAGAAGGTCCTTGGAACTGAATTCATGAAAGAAGTGCATGCCGGTGGCATCACCCTCTTGCTCGAAACAGATGTCATGGATCTGGTGCGGCAGGACGAAGGCCGGGTTACCGGGGTCGAACTCAAGTCGAAAGACGAACAGGAGAAAACAGTCTCCGCACCCAATGTTCTATTGTCCATGGGTGGATACAACTCCAACGCAGATGTCTTTCCCAAGTACTCCAACGGGTACCCGTTGTTCAAAGGCGGTCCGGTTCTAGGTTCCCACCCGAACGCAAATGGCAAGGGCCATGCGGTTGGCGAAAAAATTGGTGGGTATGTTCGATACAAGGATTTCTTCATGCCGACTTTCGGCCGTGTCAAGGACCCGAAGGATACGTCGTACGTGTCGAATGTGACACTGATTCATGCGGCATCACTATTGGGTACGCGGCCCTTGTGGGAAATCTTCGTCAACCGGGACGGTGAGCGCTTTGTGGCTGAGGATTCTGACAGCGCCGATGTGAAGGAACACGCCCTTCTCGAGATTCCGGATCTGACGTTCTGGGTGGTTTTCGATCAGCGCGCCCGCGAAGAGTCCAAGTGCATCTATGCCAACATGACCCATGAAGAGGCGGATGCACTTTACAACGATCATGAGTCGTTTCGGAAAGCTGATTCGCCGGAAGAACTGGCTGAAGCAATGGGCGTGGATCCCGCTGGGCTTGTGGAGACTGTCGAACGCTATAACCGTTCCGTGGGGAAAGGTGTGGATGAAGATTTTGGACGCAAGTACTTGCCGGCGCCTATTGCCTGTCCACCGTTCTATGGCATCAAGCACCATGGTATGTCACTGACCAGTTTCGCCGGCTTGGCTGTCAATGAAAACCTCGAGTTGATCCGAGAAGATGGCTCTGTTATTCCAGGGGTCTATGCAGCCGGGGAGTGCCTCGGTCTGGGCGCCACGTCAGGAAAGTCGTTTTGTGGTGGTATGGGACTAATGTCGGCAATCACTTTTGGGCGTTTGCTGGGAGACAGGATATGGAAATGGTAG
- a CDS encoding ribose-phosphate pyrophosphokinase, with protein sequence MAEQRSVELPRITILSGNATPSLAEAIAKALGVRLGRAQVQRFSDGEISVEVLDNIRGRDVFIVQSTCPPVNDNLMELILLADACRRASAYRITAVVPYFGYSRQDRRSRATRAPISAKAVAEMVCASGIDHLVTVDLHADQIQGFFSIAVDNVYASPVLLADAWKRLDEDVVVVSPDVGGVVRARALARRLDNTDLAIIDKRRPKPNVAEAMNIIGEVRDKVCVLIDDMIDTAGTLCQAASSLLDEGAKEVVAYITHPVLSGKALERITGSDLTELVVTDTIPLSGEAAACGKIRQLSVAELLAETMRRISLDESVSSLYLD encoded by the coding sequence ATGGCGGAACAACGTAGCGTAGAGCTTCCACGAATCACGATTCTTTCCGGCAACGCCACGCCATCACTTGCCGAAGCGATAGCCAAGGCGCTGGGCGTGCGCCTTGGCCGGGCGCAGGTGCAGCGTTTCAGCGACGGCGAGATCAGCGTGGAGGTGCTGGACAATATCCGTGGGCGGGACGTGTTTATCGTGCAGTCCACCTGTCCGCCGGTCAACGACAACCTGATGGAACTTATCCTGCTCGCGGACGCCTGCCGGCGCGCGTCCGCGTACAGGATCACGGCCGTCGTGCCGTACTTCGGCTACTCCAGGCAGGACCGCCGCTCCAGGGCCACGCGGGCGCCGATATCGGCTAAGGCGGTCGCCGAAATGGTTTGCGCGTCCGGCATCGACCACCTGGTGACGGTGGACCTGCACGCGGACCAGATCCAGGGCTTCTTTTCCATTGCGGTGGACAACGTCTATGCCTCCCCGGTGCTGCTGGCCGACGCCTGGAAGCGGCTGGACGAGGATGTAGTCGTGGTGTCTCCGGACGTGGGCGGCGTCGTGCGTGCGCGGGCGCTGGCGCGCCGGCTGGACAACACCGACCTGGCCATCATCGACAAGCGCAGGCCCAAGCCCAATGTGGCCGAAGCCATGAACATCATCGGCGAGGTGCGGGACAAGGTGTGCGTGCTGATCGACGACATGATCGATACCGCCGGCACCCTCTGCCAGGCGGCAAGCAGCCTGCTGGATGAAGGGGCAAAGGAAGTGGTCGCCTATATCACCCACCCTGTCCTCAGCGGAAAGGCGCTGGAGCGGATCACCGGATCGGACCTGACCGAACTGGTGGTCACCGACACCATCCCGCTTTCCGGGGAAGCCGCCGCGTGCGGAAAGATTCGCCAGCTCAGCGTCGCGGAATTACTGGCCGAAACCATGCGCAGAATCAGCCTGGATGAATCGGTCAGTTCCCTGTACCTGGACTAG